In Centroberyx gerrardi isolate f3 chromosome 14, fCenGer3.hap1.cur.20231027, whole genome shotgun sequence, the genomic stretch cagaggtcagctacacagcagcagccctggagctggtagggattcagtgtcttgctcaaggacacttcagcagggcggatgcttgtcGACTAAGGGGGCTTGAACCCGAGTCCTCCGGTTGAAGGATGATGTCTGGCCATTAAGATGAAAAAAGGAGCGGGTAGTACAACACACCTGGTGGTAGCGCAGGACAAATAGACGAAACAGTAACAATCCTTCCGTGCCTGTCTCAGGTTCACAGTGTCCTACTGCCCCCTGCTTCCCGAAGACAGCGACATCGCCGCCTTCCTCAGAGCGCTGGGCATCGATTGGCCGACGGCCCCGGCCAGCTGGACCAGCGAGGAGCGGGAGGAGAAGATCCAGGAGGCGCTGGAGAATTCCCCGTACAGAGAGAGCGAAacggagagaggcaggaggaccagcggaggaggaggagggggaggaggaggaggaggagagggagggagcaaggcgGATGAGGCGGAGAACGAGGGAGCGCTCCGGGTCAACCTGAAACGAGTGTTCCAGGAGGAGGGGCTGCTGGGATACGACCCCAGCCTCGGCACCTGCACAGGTGAGGCGGGACGGGGCGCGTTTGGTTTAGCCGCCTGGGGAAGCTTCTTGACAAGCAGATGGTGTTGTGAAAAACTTGTTTGTGTGgtcaaaatgtcagttttgagAATCCACTGCAGTTGTTGCTGATCCGTTTTGCCGCAGTACACGGTGAGGTTATTAGGCCGTTTTCACActgttctgcttttttttttttttttttggctcaacTGCATTTTGAGCTGTTGGTGGTGAGGAggaacagaaaccacaacacagccAGTGTTTTCCCATACAGGCACTTTATGATCAGGGTAACGGCTACATCCAACTTTTCTACCACTAGTTTCTCTAAGTCTGGTTGTTGTTGTCGGAAActagtttttatttcttttatttatttacctctatcacaagcatgtctcaaagggctgtACTCCATTTACATGTCATATGCCATACTACATCATGTACATTTGCATAAAATACTACGTCATACATACTACATGTAGATCATATACTACGTCATATACAAACTACAtgtacatcatatactacatcatataccatattacacacacacacacacactcactcctatTGGCAGTTTAGAGTCTTCAGTTCACCGTACCGCTGTCAGCTGTAGTGTGAAACCTCACCTCTTCTTCACCGTGATTGGCTCACAAAAAGCTGTCAGTCTCCTGTAAAAAGTTTAAACTGTTTTCCGCCTGCCTTGACTTTCATATTTAAAAGGAgctggcagtttgaaaaaagcaaaacagtgtgaacagactgtaaatcagtcagtctgtgatgtgacctttgacctgagaACTGTTAATTTCCATACATGAGAAGAGCATTTTAGGTTAGGCTCTGTTTGAATCCTTCcatcatttcttcttctcttctttcttttcttccttcattccctccttccttcatctagtcattcattcattcattcattcattcatctgtcTTCCCCATCCTTGAAATCCATTCATTCCCTTTGGGTGAATTGGTAAATTTCATAAATTGGTAAAGCcctggtgtgtgtttttcagtccACAGAGACAGTGTTTCCCACCTGGCACAACTGGACCAGGCCACAGCCGACTGcacggtgagacacacacacacacacacacacacactcaacacacacacagacacacacatacgtacgtAAAATGGCATTATGCATGTAAATGCAAATATACAGCATCGCTACCACTGATGACAATGATCCTGGTTTCCCTTTTCTAAGcctgaaaaaaaagagcagataAACAAAACATTGATTTGTATATCCTGGGTGTGTTTTACATAGGTCTCCACGGCAACAGCGTTACATGTGACTTCCTGTCAGGATGAGTTCCGCCAGCAGCAGATAGCAATGCTGTGGAGAGCCAGcggagctacacacacacaggtaacacacacacacacacacacacacacacacacacacacacacagcatcacataCTGCACTGTGCTCTTATTCTTACCTGTGTGCTGTCTGTCCTCCAGAGACATCTGGTGTGTGGGCCAGTGAAGACTCCCGGGTCTCACCTCACTGCGGCACAGTACCTGCAGTAAGactctctgcttctttctcttcttcttcttcttatcctTCCTCATCTTGTTTACTTCACTTCTTCTTTGctcctttttccttctcttctcttgtctcctctcctctcctctctccttgtctcctcctgccATTTCTCGTCTTCTGttccttatttattttctcttctccctcttcctatttcttttgctttttgctttcttttgcttttctattcttctgtctttttcttttcatcttctctctttcctcttctctctgttctgttctgttctcttccctttccatgtttctttttcttctcttcctttctttttcttaatttttctccagttctcttcttttcttttgccTTCCCTCGTCTTCTATCTCTTCCCTTTatcttgtcttctcttccctctctctgtctttctctttcacttctttctttttctttcacctCTCTCGTCTCCACTtatcttcctttttctttttccttctctttcccttctccacctccacctgctCCCTCCACACCCCCCCGCTATCCATGAGACAGCTGTTTATTATCATAAGAGATGCACCGTCTCTGTGAAAATTAAAATTCTGattaaaagaaaagaacatCAGTGGGCGTTGGTCGTTCTTCTCTTCGCTCCTGTTTTCTAACAGCGTCTCTGTAGCCTGGTTCGCTGTGTAAAGAGTGTTTATATAGTGTTGATatcttcactctctcctccaggttGAGAAGAGGTCAGATGAAGGAAGCCTCAGAGATGAAGTATGGAGATCAAgtagaaggtgtgtgtgtgtgtgtgtatatatacaattTCATCAATGATCCCTAATTAATTAATCAAGTGCTTACATGTTACACTCTGATGGTTCTTTGCTAAGGTAAATTGACTTTAATTGATGTTAATTACCATTAAGTACAGATGAAGTGAATTAACTGGAGTGAAATGCCGCCTCCTCCCGCAGGTCAGACGTgggatgacatcatcagggTCATGACCTCTGCCACTGTCAGATTTGAGCTGCTGTCAACAGTCCACACCAGTCCTGTGAGTCCTCactactatgtgtgtgtgtgtgtgtgtgtgtgtacgcacctAAATGTGTTATTCACTTGATGATGTGTTAATAtatgctaatgtgtgtgtgtgtgtgtgtgtgtgtgtgtcccaaacGCCCATATTGATTAATTAAGCATGACTGTATTTGACTTGACATTCAGTCTTCTTCTCTATTCACGCTGAAAAGTTCCTCTCAGCTCGACCACAGTTTGCTCTGCGACGTGATTAGACGAGACagaatgattgacagctgtctCTTCAGGTCACACTGGACGTCCAGAGGGAAGGGGGCGTGTCCACCAAAGGGCCGAGGGGAGGAGTGTTTGTCATGTACAACTGTGCCAGACTGCACACTCTGTTCGACAGCTacgagagaggagtggagaagggTGAGAGCTGCTGTTTACGTCTCTGACGTTTCGCTGACACGACTTCCACTGAGCGCAGCGGTAGAATGAGTTTCAATTCCCTGAAAACCAACGTTACAAGCAAACAATAGCAGGAAGTGTAAGTGTCAGACCACAGTGCCCTGACAGTATCCCTGTAGCAAGAAAAGGAAGACAGGCGTGAacagaaattaaataaaagctAAGGAAAGGGGTTTTTTGAGAGTTCAATgggaaaagaggcagagagagcgagtgcTGAAGTTGATCTTGAAACTCAAGCAGGAGTGTGATGATTCAAAGCTCATAAACATCAATATccttgtcaaattaattgtgataccttggtataatcaccataaacaaatgagaccacggTGGAGACGATTAGCAGCCTCTAACTCACACCAGTGGTTTTGTTAGTGCTTGTGTTTCTctaaattaagactacatttcccataaaccctgttgcttcccgGCCCCCCTCTtgcctttgttttctctttgtttttcctgaagaggataaacatgttggaagtgattttttttttccatcagtctttccctccttccaccatctgctgccagaaactctttcagctttagctccgtttgctctggaagaacagaacctcttcctgttttgtgccgtaaagcgatccagcagatttccctccagatccaccaggtggagaaacaatggagaaTGCAGAGTAGAGACcagtagaggctgacagtcttctcagtgatggtgtcatttgtttacagcaattagactaatttctcaaaatgaacctggtaatgatttattggtgtCAAAATGCCTCACGCAGCACCTTAACCAGTCAGGTACTCCACACTCATTCAGAATAATTTAGAGCTGTTGTCACACTGAATCCTCATAGAGACACAGTGAGCTCCATAAAAATTGGGACAATAATACACTTTTCTCATTAGACTGAGCTTTAAATGGAGATTATCAATGATTCAATTTAAAGGGATTTTCAGGATTATTGAGCACAATTAGCGCATCAGACATTCTTGTTCAGCCATTGTCATTTTCTTCATAGTCAATGTGTCGTTTCACACTAAAGAGACAAAACCCAAAAGTGGGTTGATGTCTAAATAATTATACTGTTCACTGTAATAACAGGTcgccattgtaaataagaatttgttcttaattgctTGCCTGgttgacttgcctggttaaataaaggttaaaaaaaataataataataataataaagctaGAAAGACAACCTGACAATTAGATATCAACAGCTTGCTCATGTTAATGGGTTGAAGACTTTTAGAGATCATTGCACAAgaatctttctatctctttctctttctatgaaAAATACTTGAAATGAAATACTATTGAATCTAAACTTATTCTGTCTGGTTTCTCATGCTACATTTAAATGGAGAGATGAGCGTGTGTGTTGATTTAGTTTTTCCTCTACAGGACTTTACCCAGAAATCCCTGAAGGCTCCCAGCTAGACTTCTCTGCTCTCAAAGAAGAGGTAgcactctattctattctgttctattctattctattgtatccttttctgttctgttctcacGTCTCCCCTTatgtttttcctttcctttacttTCCTTTTCATTTAACTTTTCCATTTCCCTTTCCTTGCCTTTAGTtacctttcatttcctttccttccctctccttttcatcctttcattctttctgaAAAAGATTAGCTTTACCTTGAAATCAACATTTCCTTTGAAGTCCTGATgtcctgtttctgtcttttgaCTGACAGGGCGAGTGGCTCCTCCTGTTCAATTACCTCATTCCGTTCTCCGAGCTGCTGGACCAATCAGGACAAGCGCTCGACTGTGAAGGGGGAGGAGCCAGGGTCAACATTAAGACTGAACAGGTTGGAGGAATCGGACAAATAGATGAATTTTTAAATCAAGCCTGAAATCGAAACTCGTATCATGAGAAAGGATGTTGTGAATAATTTTGCATGATGAGCTTCCTCCTtggggatcaatagagtattACAAAATAAAACGGGTGTAAAAGCAAAGTGTATTGTTCAGATGTtatggtaatgtgtgtgtttgtgtctcgcAGATCTGTAAGTTTCTGGTGTCGCTCAGTAAAGACTTCAGCTCCTACTACAACAGAGTCCATGTGCTGGGGGTGAggactcgtgtgtgtgtgtgtgtgtgtgtgtgtgtgtgtgtgtgtgtgtttctttaagAGAGGAGACTGGACCATTTGATTTGGATTACAGCATAGATattgtaaatatgaaaacaacaggtgtgtgcatatgtgcatataCAAGTATTTATTGCTTCAGAGCGGATTATTTACATGGAATTATAGCACAGATAATGTTAACATAGTATttcaatgtttgtgtgtgtgcaagtatcTGTTCGGGATTGTGTGCagcatatgtgcgtgtgtgtgtgtgtgtgtcccctcctGTTGTACACCATATGGAGTGTTAATAGCCCATTGACCCGTctggtgacttttttttttatcacacacAGAATGTGATTACTGATTATAAAAAAAACCACCAGTTCACTATGAGTTCAGCAATATTTAAtcttttatgtctctctctctctttctctctctgtctctctctctctggctctctctctctttctctctctgtctgtctctctctctttctctctctggctctctctttctctctctgtctctctctctcacacttttctctctttctttaaatCCTTGCACTGTTCTGCCTGTCTATGATTTCTCTGCCAATCTCCcatttccatctttttttctttttctttcactcccacacattctctctctctctcgctctccctctctctctctctctctctctctctctaggagcCGTTGCCTCATCTCTTCAACCAGATGTTTTGTCGTCTGTACCTGTTGAGAGCGTTGAGAGAGCTCTACCACAGCGCCCTGGACTCCCTTAACCTTCCCCCTATCAGGCAACTATAGCCCCAACTCAGTTCACTCCTCGTATGATCACTATTTGGCAACTATAACACCCCCTCCCACTCGCCTCAAGGTACTCTTAACCTCTCCCCTATTTGGCAACTGCAGCCTCATCAGATACACACTTCATCTTCCCGCTATTAGGCAACTATAGAGATCAATTTTAACTTGCCCCATATTTGGAAAATATATCCAACTAAGATACACCCTCACCCGCCCTCTTTTTTTAGAAATTATAACCCACAAGGTATCCTTCAGCCATAAATTAGGCAAATATAGTCCCACCTCAGATACTGTTTTTATCTACCCACTATGTGGCAATTATTCAAATGACTcctattaaagctgcactaggcaatccTACACTTTGGCGGCCCAAAGTGGCAGCAAGAGATAACTGATGTTTTGgaaaagtttgaaggacttcattacccagaaatcatgtaacgtgacgtcagtaaactgtggACGAAGTggtcgctcactgctgtttatcaaattaaatgaaatcaaaGTTATTTATAAAGCgttttaaaacttttaaaacaacacaatgtttttcctGCCAATGatcatacccgacaccagaatttcatctGGGCAAATAGGGAAAATCTGCGaggtctcaattagtggagatcAGTTTTCTCTGATAAGatgtgtgtatatttacatcaaaatgttgcctagtgcagctttaagcgaCTCTAACCGTTTAGTTTCTAGCTAATGGTCCAGTGTTACCCCAGTTAGTCCATGGCTACTGACCCCCATATGACTACTCTAATCCCCTGAATATACATGTATTATTCCCTCACACCCTGAAGCCTATTATGGCTTTCATACCGTACCACTGCTGTCCTAATTAGCATGAGTAACAACCCACAAAACCGCACCAGATACCTGAGACTTTTAccttttactgtgattatggtgCCAAATCTCCACCAGTACCTTAACTAGTGGACCCAACTCACTCCCAGCTGTCCTGGACGTCCCATCTAGAGTGTAAACCCTATCCAGCTTTCTAAATTGCCTTATTATTGTCACagtaaccccccccaccccaccctgccAAATATCACTAGTAGCCCTAGTCACTAGTCACTGCCTGAAGATGAAATAGTAGTTTTTATGAGCCTTGTTCAACTGGTGAAAATCCCCTTCACATTTATTGTATGTTGCACACCTTGTACTCAATGCCATAGAAATATTTATTGTTcgttaaaaaaaagagaattgtACAGAATATTCCTTATATTGCCGTCTCCATATGAGTATTCAGAGCGCTCAGTTTAGTCACTGAACATTTATCTTGCTTGACAAATACCAAATGTTCAGTATCAAACAACTTGTGCCAGCGAGTGACAGGTGTTCCTAAGTAAATGGCAGGCACAGTAAACGAGCAGTATTTAGGGCATCGTGCCATATTGGTTGGAAATGCATGAAACGGCATGAGGATGATATgaatatatgaagagttttatgCCAAAATGTTATTTATCATGTTTGGGAGGAGAAAAATACAATCATTACCTGAATTTGATCAGTGAACATCTCTGAAATACAGAGAAGCcagtgtgtgaaagtgttgtcattttgccAATCAAGGACTACAGTTACCTATTATCCTGTAAAATGTACCATAACTAATTTAATTTTGTGccataaatcattttgtaagtaGGTGTCTtattattttggaacaaaactgttGATATGTACCATACACCAAGAAAAACATCACacaagtcccactttttactgcatgcaaTGTTGCTTGTGGAggatttagctttttttttttttgccttctaTCGACCGTCGGAAAGAGGAAGGAATGTTTACAATATTCTGATTTTTGTCTGACTGAACTGCTACGGTACTAAAGCAGGAGTGATGCATGATGGGGGACTTGCATCGCTCCTACTATATACACAATACGCTGTCCCGTTGCATCTGTCAGCAGAGGTTATAGATGGGGAGAGTTTGgtctgtgttgtgtttctcttgCTGCCATGTTGCCGCCCCACGGGCATCAACATCCTTcttctcccatccctccctcttttcccctctcccttcttccctccatctttctacTTACAGAGCCCTTATGGTATCCCTGATGTTATGTATTATAGATATGAAGCCCTCCCTTTATAGAGCGGAAACGTGCCCGCTCTTTTTTCACCGGCCGTGGGTCTAGAAGTAACTTTCCCATTCATTTGCTTTATAGAGATTTTGGAAAATTCAGATATTAAGAGTTTTAAGCTTTAAACTGAATCAACAAGCTATGAGATGAATCACAAGCTTATAACAgagtcaggaaaaaaaaaaaaagaaaacaaacaaaaaagcaagggtacaagactgtgtacataatgtttttaaagagggaataaataatagaataatataATGGTGTTTACTGTTTTGTAATGAATTTCGCCACCGCACAAATTCTTGTCCTCATCcctaaaaataataaatcatgtCTGACAGTAAAACTGCGATAAGGATGCAGGTTACTAGCCGACTAACGTTTCTTCGCTCTGGTCCGACTACcaaccacacacgcacatcttAGTATCCATGGTAACGATCTCCGATTGGCAGGAACTCGCTGAAGCTTGTGGGCAGTGTAGTATTTCACAAGGAACTCgggaataaaacacaatttcaatCAGATTGACTGATGTCTCACACTGATAGCTCATGGTAATGCGAATTTACTGATAAAATGGTTATGGTGAATGATCAAATtctctataatataatatatgatAGTCAAATGGCTCTCTCCTTCtacccctcccttctttcctctgcaACTATTCCAGCTCTTCATCTCTTTTACTTCTCAAAAAAGGGTTTATTTCCCCACCATGATCTCAAATGGAAACACTGCCAAACTCTCACTGTGTATGTCTCAGCTTATAGGAGAGTCTCCCCATCCTGCAGAACTCTGTATATTTATTTGCCCATCCTCTGAATCTGAATAACACTGCCAAACTCTGTGTGTCCGCCTACAGTTTCAGTGTCTTCCCCGTCTGCAGAATCAAAACAACCttgtccagctctctctctctctctctctctctctgcacgtCTCTCTGGCTGTGGAGAGTCTCTCCTCTGCTCGTCCCACAGATGTAGATACTGATACTGTTATTCTATAGATAGATCTCCTCACGCTCCACTACCGCCCGCTGCCCTTAGGGCCcagtagatacacacacacacacacactcacactgcatgGGTATCCTGTATATGCTGTTAACAGTGATCCGTCACTGTGGATCAAACCCTGGTAATGTGATGTTGCCATTTgtcttttccttgtttttctctgtttacaTCCCTTCCTCGCCCTTCGTTTCCTTACTgggattttcttcttctttgctccCATTTGCTGATCATCCtcatccttttctcctcttttctccttcccccccctccctccttcctgcttTAACTCCCACACAAACAGTTACTACGGACCTCATTTATAAAAGGAAAGGCAAAGGTTAATTAATGGCCGAATACAAGCCAGAGTTCAATGCCAAAATCGGTGGTTTACGTTATTttcttttggggttttttctctTCAGATtttttgtaatatatatatatatatatatatataaggttaaacttaatttatttatactAATTATTAGGTATGAGTCCTGTGGGTTGATCATTTAaattttttcttcttaaatTATCATACAGTGGAATCTGGGATAAAGTGAAAGagcatttttttatattttataaatgaggccccctatctcctttGTAAATACAGACTGTATGTTGGACTGTATAGTTTGTCTCggtatgaaacacacacacacacacacacacacacacacacacacacacacacacacacacacacacacctaatgtATCTCCTCTGTCAATACATACATATTACATAGTGCAGCTGTTCTTTTGGTCCTTGTTTGTCACAGCGCTCTGCTCTATTCTGCTGTActcccataatgcattgcaCCATATTATTCAATGAGAGTTTAGGCCGAAGCCATTGGTGCTTACTAGTCAGCGGATACTGACTGTGAAAACTGTAAGTAAACTAGAAAGTGTGATGGATGCCTAGATAATGTAATGTGCCATTGGATAGATAAAGCAACTCAACAGTCACAGTGAATACAGATGCAGAATGTCTGACTGTAAACACTGTGTCAGTATGAAATATAAAAAGATATCTATTGTGCCATAGATGACCGGACCCTGCTCTGATACTCTGGAAagtcatccttccttccctctacttttctttcttacttccttttttccttccctcatcccctcctgcctcttctttccatctttccttccctccttcctttcctcattTAGTTTCTGTCTTCTTTGCTTGCCGTTTCCTCATGAATCCTTATTTTCCTCGTAagatttttctctttccctccctccctcactcctcccttctttttcccTTCAGCCAGTAAGAAAGAcatgaagagaggaaggaagagagagggggggaaaagaaaGCTAGAGGGGTGGAAAGGAaggttgactgactgattatGAAACAGCAGGTAACTCTGGAGTGAAGGTGCTTCAGAGTGTCACAGCAGGGGTCCTGTGCTGTCTCCCGCCCAGCGCTCCTACCTGATGTTCTGTGCCATATGTGGGACGAACCAccttgtgtgttttcatcacccagccacacacacacacacacacacacacacacactagggttcgaccgatatcgGTGTTTTGAGGTCAGTGCCggtgtttttgtattgaagctgctgatattttgtgtcgatGTTCCATATTATctttaaattaaaacatttttatgcccaaaaaatgacaagaattCAATGTTTCCCCATGagttgtattcttgtcagggtggaaaagccgcTGAATCAGCATTTAGCATTACAGACTGATGCCGTTCTTTTagagttagcagctctttaaggcaaagtgacccaccacacctgttcaatggCAGGGGAAACTTTTGCATCCATAAAATTAAGAATGAATTTCCGCAAAATATTATTGAAGAATTaaatgaaatttaatttaattgcagaatttactgtttttatcTAGCAGCAGTGGATGACACCGACTGACCGATATCgaatatttaataaaatgccaACATCTGTCCTAtttatcagcaaaccaatatatcagtctaaccctaacacacacacacacacacacctctgtgtcTCGCCTGCAACCCTCTTCTCTTAAGTTCTCTTGTCAGCGGTGCATCAGA encodes the following:
- the dalrd3 gene encoding DALR anticodon-binding domain-containing protein 3, which produces MEKIEESSPFRITPTVRALSSALRGKRENVPDANGRGDGDRISGEPEKLWFKESSAKNLRNRDFLSPTTMLNTLYADGQVPPAVMSRVLSLRGGGVLPVAGGEVMGEGLRVRVDRAAAFRAVLAGGATEYLKPSGQKQGCVVLNCPALHPKPSAPTPDTLTLGQLRTVLLADHMGALLRRQGFTVSYCPLLPEDSDIAAFLRALGIDWPTAPASWTSEEREEKIQEALENSPYRESETERGRRTSGGGGGGGGGGGEGGSKADEAENEGALRVNLKRVFQEEGLLGYDPSLGTCTVHRDSVSHLAQLDQATADCTVSTATALHVTSCQDEFRQQQIAMLWRASGATHTQRHLVCGPVKTPGSHLTAAQYLQLRRGQMKEASEMKYGDQVEGQTWDDIIRVMTSATVRFELLSTVHTSPVTLDVQREGGVSTKGPRGGVFVMYNCARLHTLFDSYERGVEKGLYPEIPEGSQLDFSALKEEGEWLLLFNYLIPFSELLDQSGQALDCEGGGARVNIKTEQICKFLVSLSKDFSSYYNRVHVLGEPLPHLFNQMFCRLYLLRALRELYHSALDSLNLPPIRQL